The genomic stretch TATGCCGAAGTAATAACTAAATTTATAGAAAAATTTATAGAACTTTAGAGAATTTTTTATAAAACTTTGTATTTTGTCCCATGCCAAAGCCCAAAACTTTATTTAAGACCATATGGTAACGATCAAACCCTCCTCACCAAAGAAATCCAATCCTATACTGAAATATCTATCCAAAATTCCTTGGACATGGATCATCACCATCGTCTATCTAGCCTTGCTCCTGATACTACCGATCGCCGCCATGCTCACCAAAGCATCCAGCGAACCCTTCGAGAGTTTCTGGAAAACCGCCACCAGCCCCATCGCACTGTCTAGTTACGAAATCACTTTCATCACTGCCTTCGCCGCCGCCGCCATCAATGGCGTATTTGGGACGTTAATCGCATGGGTGCTCGTAAGGTATGAATTCTTCGGCAAACGCTTTCTCGAAGCGGTTGTAGACTTACCCTTTGCTCTACCTACTGCTGTGGCAGGGCTTACTCTCGCTACTGTCTATAGCGAGAAAGGCTGGATTGGGTCACTGTTTGCACCGATGGGCATCAAAATCGCCTTTACCCGTATCGGCGTTTGGATCGCGATGATGTTTATCTCTCTACCCTTTATCGTCAGAACGGTACAACCTGTTCTCACCGAACTAGAAAAAGAAATCGAAGAAGCGGCCTGGTCACTGGGCGCATCAAAACTCCAAACCTTCATCCAAGTAATCCTGCCTCCTCTGACACCTGCGATTTTGACAGGAGTAGCGCTTGGATTTTCGCGAGCCGTAGGCGAATATGGCTCAACGGTAATCATTGCATCCAACACGCCATTTAAAGACCTGATCACGCCTATTTTGATCTTTCAGCGTTTGGAACAGTATGACTATGTAGGAGCAACGGTCATTGGCGTAGTGATGTTAGCTATATCCTTTGTGAGTCTCCTCGCTATTAAT from Pseudanabaena sp. Chao 1811 encodes the following:
- the cysT gene encoding sulfate ABC transporter permease subunit CysT; translation: MVTIKPSSPKKSNPILKYLSKIPWTWIITIVYLALLLILPIAAMLTKASSEPFESFWKTATSPIALSSYEITFITAFAAAAINGVFGTLIAWVLVRYEFFGKRFLEAVVDLPFALPTAVAGLTLATVYSEKGWIGSLFAPMGIKIAFTRIGVWIAMMFISLPFIVRTVQPVLTELEKEIEEAAWSLGASKLQTFIQVILPPLTPAILTGVALGFSRAVGEYGSTVIIASNTPFKDLITPILIFQRLEQYDYVGATVIGVVMLAISFVSLLAINLLQAWSKRYG